The Collibacillus ludicampi region GAGTCCAACGAATGTAATGGGGGAGCCCATATGAAGAGATTTGTTCACAGTACAGAAGTGAAGAAGGCTACGTATGATGCTTTGGCAAGCCGCGGCGTAACGATTGAGGAAATTGCGAAACTCACTCTATTTCTACAATCCCCATACATACCTGATTTAACTTTGGATGAATGTATCCAAAATGTCCAGAAGGTATTGGAAAAAAGAGAAGTACAAAATGCTGTTCTCACAGGTATCGAATTGGATGTTCTTGCTGAAAAGAAAGGCCTTTCAACACCGCTCCAAGATATCGTGGAGGCGGATGAAAGTTTATATGGGATCGACGAGGTTTTGGCCTTATCCATTCTCAATATATACGGAAGCATCGGTTACACGAATTACGGGTATATTGATAAACTAAAACATGGAATTTTGCAAACTCTCAACGATAAATCAACAGGGAAAGTTCATACGTTCCTGGATGATCTGGTAGGCGCAATTGCTGCCGCAGCGGCGAGCAGGCTGGCGCATCATTACCGCGCCAAGGTTGAGCAAAATATGGATGATCAAGCGTAAACGGGCATGTGTTTTCTATCAGCACACATTGAAAAGATCTTCAAGGATGACGGCTACTTTTAAAATGAGTGCTTGGGTGGGTGTATCTCTTTGCGCTTGGGTTCGATGAAGGTCTTGCGGGCATATGCTTGGCGTTCATGCTCCGTGGAGGTCGTTTCAGCGGTTATATGCATTGCGCTCATGCTCCGTGAAGGTCGTCTCGCATGGAATCATAATCATATGTTGCGAGACGACCTTCAAAGTCGCTATTACGCGCAATGCATATACCCTTTTACATTCGAAAGGAAGCGAGACGACCTTCAAAGTCGCTGTTTCACGCCAAGCATATGCCCTTTAACGTCCTAGAGTAAGCGGAACGACCTTCCACTCACCTCTGCGCTGCAAAGCGATACAACCCACCCAAAAGATACTCCGTTGCATTAGGCAGCTTAAATCTCTCTTCCTGCACAAGAAACTTTTCATCCTCTGATGGCGCTGTTTTCGGCATGAATGGCTATCATGAGGGTGAATGGCAAAATATACACCCGTTTGATTGCTTTCAGAGGCGACCGCGAGCCATAAGCTTTCGGGCTTCTCTAATTGTTCGCTTATCACAATTTTTCGAAAAGGGACTAGCAACGATCGTTCGACCCGAAGAGACGGATCTTCTCGCGGACGACTTCTTTGATCGCTTCACGCGCGGGTCCGAGAATCTTGCGCGGATCATATACTTTCGCATTGTTGTTCAAAATTTCGCGAACTTTCGCTGTAAATGCGATTTGATTCTCTGTATTCACATTGATTTTGGATACGCCAAGCGAGATCGCTTTGCGGATATCTTCATCCGGAATGCCGCTGCCTCCGTGCAATACGAGAGGTACACCCGTGAGATCACGGATTTTGGCGAGGCGGTCAAAGTCGAGTTCCGGTTTTCCTTTGTACGGACCATGTGCGGAACCGATCGCTGGCGCCAACGCATCGATTCCCGTTTCTTGTACAAGGCGTTGCGCTTCCTCCGGAATCGCGAGGGAAGCCTCTCGCTCATCGACAGTCAAGTCATCTTCCGTACCGCCGATTCGGCCAAGCTCGCCTTCCACATCGATGCCGAGCACATGACACGCATCCACAACCTGCTTGGTCTTGGCGATGTTTTCTTCCAGCGGATAGTGGGATGCGTCGATCATGATGGATGAGAAACCGGCGCGGATACATTTGAGCACGACTTGATAAGAGGAACCGTGATCGAGATGCAGGATCACAGGTACACTCGCTTTCTCGGCAGCCGCTTTCGCCATCGTCACCGTGTATTCGAGACCCATATATTTCATGGCACCTTCCGATACACCGAGAATCACGGGGGATCGTTCTTCTTCCGCTACTTCGACGATCGCTTGCAGAAACTCCAGGTTGTTCACGTTAAATTGGCCAACGGCGTACCCATTCTTGAGTCCATCGGTCAGTACTTCTTTAAATGATGCGAATCCCATTTTAGTCTCCTCCTTAATTCTCGCGCGTTTCAGAGTGTTTACCCACACTTTAACACTCGTCATCTCGCTGACTATCTTTTACTAATTTGAAAACTAGTGCTTGGGTGGGTGTATCGCTTTGCGCTTGGGTTCGATGAAGGTCGTCCCGCCTGGATTCTTAATAGAGGTTGCGGAACGACCTTCCACTCACCTCTGCGCTGCAAAGCGATACAACCCACCCAAAAGATACTCCGTTGCATTAGGCAGCTTAAATCTCTCTTCCCGCACAAGAAACTTTTCATCCTCTGATGGCGCCGCTTGCGACATGGGGGACTATCTAGGAAAGTACAAATGGCGGCTCAAGTAATTTGTACTTTCCGGATGTCAAAAAAGTCTTCTGGTATTCGTTCTTGCTTCGTTGATTGCGCTTCGATGGAAGTTTTTTGTGAATCGAAGGTATTACCTGATTTTTAATAATCTTATTGTAATAATTCGGGACATTTTTGGCAATCTATGGTCAAAAAATGTCCCGGATAAAGAATAGAAAAGCGGTCGGTTTATACCGACATCGCTTGAATATTCTTTACATGTCTTTGTTTCATTTCCAAGAGAAAGCTCCGCGTTTCCTCATGCATGCCAAATGAAAGAGCGTCATTAATTTTGCGGGCAACCCACGCTTGCCCCTTGTTTAAAAGCGAAATCTTGTCTTCGAACGAGGGTTGCGCTTTTACTTTTTCCAAGAATGTGCCCGTTTTCTTACTGGGGGTTCCCCCCTCTCTGCGCACCGCTTCGATCAGACCGGAGCAGCTCCAAGCTTCGTCTTTTTTGATGTCTTTCATTCGTTCTTCATAGACAGTGGAAGGGTATATACGTAATAGGTAATCCAGAGTTTCGACACCCGCTTTTTCTGCTTCCAATAACTGATTTAATATATGAATGAGTTCGTCATTCTCCCGGCATGTGAAACATAAAATATGGCTTGAATCGAGCACTATTCCATGTAAGAATCCGTCCGAACAATATACTTCTTTTGTACAGCGGATGCACCGTCCCACCGCTTCCCGCATACGTCATTCCTCCCATTTTCGTTGTGATTTCATTATATGACTTGTATCGATCATACCGAAGTTTATTTTCACAAGAATGTTTTCATGTGCCGAGGACTTCTTGTTAGAGACAAGCAAAATGTCTAACAATAAGAACAAAACTGTTGGATCAAGAAAAAAAGATCCTTTGATTTCGAAAAGGAGCGATAGAAGGATGCATTCGTTAATCTTAGGACATCGTGGCGCGAGCGGACATGCACCGGAAAACACGTTAGCTTCTTTCCGTTTGGCATTTCAGTATGGGGCCGATGGGGTGGAATTTGATGTACATGTGAGCAAAGAGGGGGCGTTGGTGGTCTGCCACGACCCGCGTGTGGATCGTACGACAGACGGAAGCGGAGAGATTCGCGCGATGAATCTTTCCCAGATCAAGAAACTGGACGCCGGATCCTGGTACGGAAAGGATTTCACGGGGGAGCGTATGCCTACATTGCAGGAGGTGTTTGCGATCGCTCCTTTTGAATCCATACTCAATATCGAAGTGAAAAAAGGGGTTCATGGTTTGTATCCTCTGGAGAAGCCTCTGGCGAGTGCCATTCTTTCTTCCGGGCGCCTGAATCAGATTATCGTCTCTTCTTTCGAAACCAAATACTTAATCAATTTGCACCAGGTGTGTCCGCAATTGCGTTTAGGGCTATTGATCCATCCTGAGGAACTATTTTCCTTTTCCTTCGATACATTACCGTCCATCCCGTTATATTCTTTACACCCGTATTTTGCCTTCCTCAATGAAGAATGGGTGAAGAAAGCTCGGCAAAAAGGGTATCGTATCTTCACCTGGACAGCCAACGACAAAAAGGATATTGAATACTGCGTACACCTCGGATGTGACGGAATCATTACGAATTATCCGGATCGGCGGCCGTAACGGGCATCCATGTTTCCGAAAGGCAAAAGAAATTCAGTGATGATTCGCGTTTTGCTGCGTCGAGAGCCGCTTGATTGAGGTTTTTTTACAAATCCTTTGGATTTTATTAATTTTTGATTCATCAGCAACCGTTAGAATGGGGGCAACAGGAGATCCAAGGGAGATGAGAGTTGATGAGAAATCGAGACCAGTCCTGCGGGACGATGATTGTTGAAGGAACACGCGTGGCTTATATTTGTGGTTCACCAGAGTTCTTGCAGGAATTGTCAAAATGTGATGTTCTCTACCTATTGCGAACCGATGAGCAGCCCGTTTCTTATCTTGAACCTGGATCCAATCGCCTGACGTTGGCACAGTGTGTACAACGCGGCGGAATCGCTTTGGAAATCACGGATCAGATCCGGCAACAATGCATGGAATCCGTGCGACTCAACAACTGACCCTCATTGTTATCGGCGGGATTTATCCATAGAGATAGTCCTGGTTGACTTTTTTACAGATACAGAACAAATGCAGAAGGACTCGTGCAGTGATCGAGTCCTTCTGCATTTGTTCAGAGAAAATTATGTTATTTTTATGTCAAATAATATTACATGTAATGATGATCACGAATGAGTGAGAAATAACCGTTAAATAGCCAAAGAAAACGCTCTAGATATGAAATAGCTTCAAATGTTCCTCTTTTTCAAGTTTTGCCATATACATTGCGATCCGTTATTATGAAGTAAACAATATGTTAATATTGCTGACATAACGGTGGTTGTATCGCTAAGAATATTTTCGTACTCTCAATTTTGTGTAATTAAAATTAACCTGATAAATGGAAGAGGGGGAATCGTGATGGGATTGTTATACGATCTTGCTGAAAAAATTCGCGAAGCCAAAAGCCGGAGTGAAAACAAAGTGAAATCTTTCACGATCAAGGAGAGTGATACGGATGATCGGAGCGAGAGTTATCAAAACGTCTCTGGCAGTGTCTCTCTCCGTGCTGACGGCCAGAACTCTTGATCTTCACACGCCTCTCTTTGCGGGTATTGTTTCTGTCTTGTCGGTACAACCTTCAATCATCCGTTCATTCCGTCTTGGGATTCAACAAACGATGAGTGCAGCCATTGGATCAGTTCTCGGCGCTTTGACGATGTATTCGTTCGGTACCTCTTGTTTTGTCGTGGGGCTCGTCACACTTATCCTCATGGTGTTGCACGTAAAGTTTCGCCGGGCAAACATGCTGTTGATTTCTGTGGTGAGTGCAATAAATACGATGGGGGCTGCCGATCTCACTTTCCTCGAAGCGGCAGGGAATGAGGTATCACTTGTATTGATCGGTGTAGGGATCGGTACACTTGTCAATTGTCTTCACAAGCCGAAGCATCAAGAAAGAGCGGAAGATTTGATTCAACAGTCAGAAGCGATGTTGCGGGCTCTCCTCCATTTTATGTGCCTCAGCTTCAAAGAGCAAGAGATTACTTCTTATCCCATCATGCGAGAACAGATTGATCAGGTGAGAGAGTATATAGAGAGGGGGAAAGAAATTTCTCGATTGATGATTGAAGACGAGAAAATTGTGAATTTCTCCGGGAAAAATACGCTCATGATTTTTCGGACTTTGGAAAGCTGTGTTGAACGCATTCGGGATATGTCCAAAGCGCTTCAAGGAACTGCCTGTCTTCCTGCGGAACTTGCATTCTCAGAAAAGGCGATTGCACTTCTGGTCAAGATGCAAGAACGAAAGTTTCTTGGAAGAAGCGCGCATATGGATGTTATGGGCAAGATCCTGGAAAAAAGAAGAAAAAGCATGTGGACTCAACAAAAGGGGGAGGAATATTTCGAGAGCAAGTTGGCGTTCTATAATTTTTACGGGTTTTTACACGAATATCTCAAGATGATCGATTCGGTATGACTCATCCCTAGATGAAGCAAACAATTCTGTGTCAATAAATATGAACATGGTTTCGTGAGAGTTGGTTCGCGGAATGGTTGTTGATTTAAAATGATTCCATGATATCTGCAGAAAAATGATGAAAAACCGCTTTCATCGTGAAGGATTGAAGCGAAAATTCATGTTATATATACTATACATCTCTTGTAAAAAATACTGACATTATATATAGTTTAAGTATCACAACAAACATGGATGTCAACGGCGACATCTAAGCGGCAAAGAAGCCTCTGTCAAGTTGAAAGTGACAGGGGCTTTTCTGTTTTTTCACCCGCTCATCGATGGGCGACCTTTCCAAAATATGTCGCAAAAAAGGAGGGGGGTATATGCACAACCTGTATCATGCATTTCAATCGAAAGTCGATCGGGGTCCGGTAGAAAAAACGATACAGACGCATTGCTGTTATTGCAGTATGCAGTGTGCGATCAACAATCTGGTGGATGTGAGTACAGAACAAATTATCGGCGTACAAGGGAGAAAGGATTTCCCCGTGACATTCGGTCGTTTATGCCAAAAGGGAATCACGGCACATGAGCATGTTCGCCACAAGGATCGACTCGTGACCCCGTTGATCAGGCGGAATGGAAAACTTTCCCCTTGCTCTTGGGATGAAGCGCTTGATGAAATAAGCTCCCGCATTCAAAAGATTCAACATCGAAATGGCTATGATGCCGTCGGGGTATACGGGGGAGGCTCGTTAACGAACGAAAAAGCATATTTACTGGGAAAGTTTGCACGCGTGGCTTTACGGACAAGAAACATCGATTACAACGGGCGTTACTGCATGTCGTCGGCTGCCGCGGCGATGAATAAAGCGTTCGGCTTGGATCGAGGATTAACCTTTCCGCTTGAGGATATTCCCGATGCGATGTGCATTCTGATCGTTGGATCGAACCTTGCGGAGTGTTAACCAACGATCATGCCTTATATCCGGCAAGCGCAAAAGAATGCCGGAAAAGTGATCGTCATTGATCCGCGGAAAACCCCGACAGCCAAAAGTGCCGACCTATACGTTCCGATTCGCCCGGGGACAGACTGGATTCTGATGAATGGGATTCTTCATATCATGATCCGCGAAGGATGGATCGACCCGGCATTTATCGATCAACGTACGCGTGGCTACGAACAAGTGAAAGAGACTGTCACTTTGTTTGATCCCGTTTATGTCTCTGAGCGTACGGATGTACCGGAAGAAAAGATTTTTCAGATTGCGGAATGGTATGGCAAGGCTAACACCGGCATCATTTTGACGGCCCGAGGGATTGAGCAGCAGACCAACGGCGTGAAGAATGTGCTAGCATGTATCAATCTTGCTTTAGCGTCAGGGAAAATCGGGCGTCCGGGTTGCGGTTTCGGTGCGGTTACCGGGCAAGCCAACGGACAGGGAGGGCGTGAACACGGTCAAAAGTCGGATCAACTTCCGGGATATCGCTCGATTGAGAACGCGGAACACCGCGCTCATATCGCGAACATTTGGGGCATCGACGAAATGGATCTCCCGCGAAAGGGTTCTTCCGCTTTTGAGATGATCGGTGACATTGCATCCGGAGAAATTCGGGGAATGTTTGTTCTCGCTTCCAATCCGGTCGTATCAAGCCCGCATAAAGGGTTTGTCAAAGAGGCGTTCTCACTGCTGGATACGCTGATCGTAGTGGATATCTTTCACACGGAAACAACCGCTATGGCGGATATCGTTCTACCCGGGTCTGCTTTCACCGAAGATGAAGGGACTGTAACAAATCTGGAAGGACGCGTGATTTATCGGCATGCCGTACAGAATCCTCCTGGACATGCGCGGAGAGACTGGGAGATCTTGTGTGAGATCGCCGCACGGTTGGGAAAAAAAGATTCCTTCAATTATGCTTCCGTTGAGCAAATTTTTCAGGAATTGCGCCGGGCTAGCGGCGGGGGGATCGCTGATTATTACGGGATCACATATGAACGGATTCGGAAGGAAAAAGGAGTGTTTTGGCCGTGCCCGTCTGAAGATCATCCGGGCAGTCCGCGTGTCTTTACGGAACGGTTTGCCCATCCGGATGGTAAAGCGGTCTTCCATAAGGTTACGCACGATGAAGCGGATGAAGAAGAGAAGGATTTAGATTTTCTCTACCTCACAACAGGAAGGGTGATCCATCACTATTTAACAGGGGTACAGACCCGGCGGACGGTCTCTTCAAATGCAAAATGCAAGGAACCTTATGTGGAAGTTCATCCGCTGACGGCTTCAAAGTTTGGGCTTTCCGAGAATGAACTCGCCGAAATCAAAACGTCTTTCGGGAGAATGGTTTGCAAAGTGAAATTGACAACCGATATTCGTCCGGATACCCTCTTTGTTCCTTTTCATTGGGAAGGGGAACAATCCGTGAATCAAGTAGTCGCGTCTCATTTGGATCCTGTTTCCAAAATGCCGGGGTTTAAAAGGACGCTGGCAACTCTGCAAAAATACGAAGAGGTGGTTACGAATGACGGGTAATTTCAAAAAATTTTCACAAAGTGGACATTTGCCGACATTGTTTAGTTCTTTTTTGTATTTCGATGTAAGTTTCATGCTTTGGGTGATTATTGTTGTGGCGGCAGGGAGTTTTTTTCGGCCGATCGGTGGATACCTGGCAGACCGTGTCGGGGGTATGAAACTGCTCACAGGATTATTCTTATTGATTGCTCTTGCCTTTATGGGATTGGGGCAACTTCCGCCATTCCCAGTAACACTGTTACTCTTGATCGTTGTCATGCTCTCGCTTGGAATGGGAAATGGTGCTGTCTTTCAAGTGGTTCCCCTGCTATTTCCCAAGCAGATCGGTGTCATCACAGGGCTCGTTGGAGCATGTGGAGGAATTGGCGGATTCTTTCTTCCGATCATCTTGGGGACGCTGAAAGACACATTCGGGTTCTTCGGAGCGGGTTTCGTAACGCTTGGCGGCGTTGTTGCAATCGCCTTTCTTGTAGCATTGCGCCTCAGAGGCCGCATCAAGCGTTTGTTAACTTCTGCAGTTGAAGCTTAATCAGAAAGGATGGAATCATATGAAAAAACGTAAGCTTGTGTTAATCGGTAATGGAATGGCCGGAGTACGTTGTGTCGAGGAGATTCTAAAACTGGCTCCAGACGCATTCGATATCACCATCTTCGGGGCCGAGCCTCACCCGAATTACAATCGTATTCAATTATCTGCTGTACTTGCCGGTGATGTGGATCTGCATGACATCGTGCTCAACGATTGGGAGTGGTATGCGAAACATCAAATTCGATTGTATGCAGGTCATACAGTCACACAAATTGATACAACACGAAAATGCGTTTATACGAAGAAGGGGATTTGCGCTGAATACGATGAATTGATCCTCGCAACAGGTTCTTTGCCGTTCATACTGCCGATACCGGGTGTGGATAAAGAAGGGGTCATCGCGTTTCGGGATATCAAAGACTGTGAAACGATGATCGAAGCTGCAAAACTTTACCAGAAGGCTATCGTCATTGGAGGCGGGTTATTGGGCTTGGAAGCGGCGAGAGGCTTGCTCAATCTTTCGATGGACGTGAGTGTCGTACACATTTTCGATAACCTGATGGAGCGGCAGTTAGATCGTGTTGCTTCAAAAATGCTGCAAGCCGAATTGGAAAAGCAGGGAATGAGATTCCTGCTCGAGAAACAAACAGAAGAAATTATCGGGGACACACGCGTGAAAGGAGTTCGTTTTAAAGACGGGACGATCGAGGAAGCCGATCTGGTAGTGATGGCGGTGGGAATTCGTCCAAATGTTTCGTTGGCAAAAGAGAGTGGCATCGAAGTCAACAGAGGAATCGTAGTGGATGATTATCTGGAGACAAATATACCGAATATTTACGCGGTTGGAGAATGTGCGGAACATCGTGGGATTGTTTACGGGTTGGTAGCCCCCCTTTTCGAACAAGGAGCGGTTTTGGCAAAGCGTTTGTGCGGCGTTAATACCGAACCGTATCAAGGCTCCGTTGTTTCCACGAAATTAAAAATCTCGGGGGTTGACGTCTTTTCAATGGGAGAGTTTATAGATACCGCAGATACACGGGCGATATGTGTACATGACGAATATTCCGGAATATATAAAAAGGTGCTCGTGCAAAACAACAAGATCGTTGGCGCTGTTTTATTCGGAGATACGAGTGACGGGACACGCCTTTTTCGGATGATGAGGGATGGGACTGATATCAGGGAATTGCAAAGAGTGAGCCTCTTCGAATCGGCAGTCGGAGCAGCAGCAGAGGGCGTCTGTGCTGTCGCATCGATGGCTGATGATGAAATCGTGTGCGGGTGCAATGGAGTGTCCAAAGGCGTGATCGCGAAAGCGATCAGAGATCAGGGGCTTCAGACTGTGGAACAGATCAAAGCGTGCACAGGCGCCTCGCGTTCTTGCGGGGGATGCAAACCGCTTGTTGAGCAGTTGTTGGAGCACGTTCTTGGCGAGAAATATGATCCTTCAAAACAGAAGGAACCGATTTGCTCTTGTACGACGTTGAGCCGTGACGAATTGATCGAAGAAATACGCGCCAAAAAGCTGACACACCTGAAAGAGGTTATGCATGTTTTGGGGTGGAAAGTGGAAGAAGGGTGTTCCAAGTGCAGGCCTGCATTGAATTATTATTTAAGCATGATTTGGCCTTTGGACTATGAAGATGAGAGAGAATCCCGGTTGGTGAATGAACGGATGCATGCGAATATTCAGAAGGACGGAACCTACTCGGTTGTCCCTCGGATCTATGGCGGGGTGACCACACCGCAAGAACTGAAGAGGATTGCGGAAGTAGCCGAAAAATATCAAGTGCCGATGGTGAAGATAACTGGCGGACAACGCATCGACCTGCTCGGCGTCAAAAAAAAGATTTGCCGCTAGTGTGGAGAGATTTGGATATGCCGTCAGGGTATGCATACGCAAAGGCGATACGTACGGTGAAAACATGCGTGGGAAGTGAGTTTTGTCGCTTTGGTACTCAGAATTCGATTCAGATGGGGATCGCGATGGAAAAGAAATTCGAAGGGTTGAATACACCGGCCAAAGTGAAAATGGCAGTATCCGCATGTCCGCGTAACTGTGCGGAATCAGGGATTAAAGATTTAGGAGTCATAGGAATCGACGGCGGATGGGAGATTTATATCGGAGGCAATGGCGGAGTGAAACTCCGGGCGGCAGATCTCTTGTGCAAAGTAAAAAGTAGTGAAGAGGTTTTGGAAATAACAGGTGCGTACTTGCAGTATTACAGAGAAACGGCCAAATACGGCGAACGCACATCGGAATGGGTGGAACGAATCGGTTTGGAGACGATACGTCAGGTCTTGTTAGATCAGGAAAATCGCCGTCAATTCAATGAGCGTGTCGAATTGGCCCTTTCCAGACGCAAAGATCCTTGGAAAGAAGCGATTGAAGATCAAACCGTTCGCGCGATATATGAGGAGTTGCCTGTGTTGGCTGTTGCCGAGTGAATCATGTGAACAGAGAGGGGAAGAGGCATGAGACGCATTGAGGTGTATCTTCACGATATCCCTGTACAATTGGGGCGTGTGATTCGTGTGGGGCAGCGTGAAATCGCATTATTCCGTTTATCGAATGGAGAGATAAGGGCATTGGAGAACCGATGCCCGCATAAGGGGGGTTCTTTGGCAGAAGGGATCATCAGCGGCGAATACGTTTTTTGCCCGCTTCATGATCGGAAGATTAATCTTTCTGACGGAAAGGTGCAAGAACCTGACACAGGATGTGTCCGTGCTTATCAAGTTGAAATAGACAAAGACAAAGTATTCATATACACTTAATAGAGATAAGTGGATAAAAGCAAGAGCCCGTGAGGGCTCTTTTTCTACAAGAGAGGAGTGGATGCCATGCAAGAGTACATACGTGAAGTGGGTCGCGGGAAAAAAGGCGCCAAGGACTTGACGTTTGAGCAAGCGAAAGATGCGGCGGCAAGAATATTGGACGGACAGGCGACAGATGCTCAGATTGGAGCCTTTTTGCTCTCGGAAAGAATCAAGATGGAAAGTATCGATGAATTGCAAGCGTTTATCGAAGAATGCAGAAAAAGAAGTACCGTTGTACGTCATGGCAGAATCGGCGTTTTGGATTGTTCGGGTCCTTACGACGGGAGAGCGAAATCCTTCGCGGCAACGATCCCTGTGTCGCTCATCCTCGCGGCCAGGGAAGTCCCTGTAGTCTTGCATGCGAGCGCAACGCTTCCACCGAAAAATGGGGTCAGTTTGTTAGAGATCCTCAGGGAATTAAAGGTTGAAACAGAAGCGGATGAAGGTTCCGTCCGTAACCAGTTGGAGAAAGTGGGGATCGCTTTTCTGCATACGGAAACATTCTGTCCTCCTTTGCGGAAGCTCCGTTCCATTCGTGAAGAATTAGGGGTGCGGACATTGTTCAATACGGTGGAAAAATCCCTCAACCTGACGGATGCCGCTTTTGCAATCACAGGTGTTTTTCATACGCCCGCATTGAATAAAACGGCGCAACTCTTACAACGTGCCGGTATTCGCAAAGGGATGGTCGTGCAAGGAATCGACGGTTCGGAAGATTTGCCTGTCAATCGAGCATCGACGATTTGTATCTTTGAGGGGGATTCTGTTGAAAAACAAATCATCAACCCGAAAGATTACGATCTGTTTTATGCACACGAACCCGTCCGTTTCACCTGCCAAGAGCAAGCGTCATTGACATTGGAGATTTTAAGTGGTGCGCAACATCCTTTCCGTAATATGGTTCTTTTAAATAGCGGATTGCGATTGTGGTTCGTCGGGAAAGCGAAGACGATCGAAGAAGGAATTGAATTGGCAAAAACGACGCTTGATTCCGGAGAAGCGATGCATAAACTTGAAGATTGGAAACAGATATCGAGTGTAAGTTAAATTTTATGTAAGAAAAAATGACACAAATGATCGATTCTCGATTCGAAAAACCTCTGTCTGGTGACAGAGGTTTTTTATTTTTTATAAAAAAACAAGAAAATACTCAAATAAAGAAGGGAAAGCGGATACATCCAGTTTTTTGAAGTGATATATAACATATCACTTATTGTAAAGAAACTTAACACAATATAGTATATATACATAAAGAGCAGGAGGGGAGAAGAGACATGAAGCGTACGATCAGTTGGATGAGTGGAATGATGTTACTCGCAACACCCGGGTTGGCACTCGCGGCCGATGAACCAACGGTCAAAGATGCCATTCAGGCAGTAGACACGGTTTGGGTCTTGGTCGCTGCCGTACTTGTATTTTTGATGCAGGCAGGTTTTGCTTTACTCGAAGCAGGTGCCACACGCATGAAAAACGCAGGACATATCGCAGGTAAGAATGTTCTCAGTTTCGCGATCGTAACATTGGTTTTCTGGGCGGTTGGATTTGCTATC contains the following coding sequences:
- a CDS encoding phosphatidylglycerophosphatase A family protein yields the protein MKRFVHSTEVKKATYDALASRGVTIEEIAKLTLFLQSPYIPDLTLDECIQNVQKVLEKREVQNAVLTGIELDVLAEKKGLSTPLQDIVEADESLYGIDEVLALSILNIYGSIGYTNYGYIDKLKHGILQTLNDKSTGKVHTFLDDLVGAIAAAAASRLAHHYRAKVEQNMDDQA
- a CDS encoding class II fructose-1,6-bisphosphate aldolase — its product is MGFASFKEVLTDGLKNGYAVGQFNVNNLEFLQAIVEVAEEERSPVILGVSEGAMKYMGLEYTVTMAKAAAEKASVPVILHLDHGSSYQVVLKCIRAGFSSIMIDASHYPLEENIAKTKQVVDACHVLGIDVEGELGRIGGTEDDLTVDEREASLAIPEEAQRLVQETGIDALAPAIGSAHGPYKGKPELDFDRLAKIRDLTGVPLVLHGGSGIPDEDIRKAISLGVSKINVNTENQIAFTAKVREILNNNAKVYDPRKILGPAREAIKEVVREKIRLFGSNDRC
- a CDS encoding DUF6306 domain-containing protein, giving the protein MREAVGRCIRCTKEVYCSDGFLHGIVLDSSHILCFTCRENDELIHILNQLLEAEKAGVETLDYLLRIYPSTVYEERMKDIKKDEAWSCSGLIEAVRREGGTPSKKTGTFLEKVKAQPSFEDKISLLNKGQAWVARKINDALSFGMHEETRSFLLEMKQRHVKNIQAMSV
- a CDS encoding glycerophosphodiester phosphodiesterase, with translation MHSLILGHRGASGHAPENTLASFRLAFQYGADGVEFDVHVSKEGALVVCHDPRVDRTTDGSGEIRAMNLSQIKKLDAGSWYGKDFTGERMPTLQEVFAIAPFESILNIEVKKGVHGLYPLEKPLASAILSSGRLNQIIVSSFETKYLINLHQVCPQLRLGLLIHPEELFSFSFDTLPSIPLYSLHPYFAFLNEEWVKKARQKGYRIFTWTANDKKDIEYCVHLGCDGIITNYPDRRP
- a CDS encoding FUSC family protein; the encoded protein is MIGARVIKTSLAVSLSVLTARTLDLHTPLFAGIVSVLSVQPSIIRSFRLGIQQTMSAAIGSVLGALTMYSFGTSCFVVGLVTLILMVLHVKFRRANMLLISVVSAINTMGAADLTFLEAAGNEVSLVLIGVGIGTLVNCLHKPKHQERAEDLIQQSEAMLRALLHFMCLSFKEQEITSYPIMREQIDQVREYIERGKEISRLMIEDEKIVNFSGKNTLMIFRTLESCVERIRDMSKALQGTACLPAELAFSEKAIALLVKMQERKFLGRSAHMDVMGKILEKRRKSMWTQQKGEEYFESKLAFYNFYGFLHEYLKMIDSV
- a CDS encoding MFS transporter, with the translated sequence MTGNFKKFSQSGHLPTLFSSFLYFDVSFMLWVIIVVAAGSFFRPIGGYLADRVGGMKLLTGLFLLIALAFMGLGQLPPFPVTLLLLIVVMLSLGMGNGAVFQVVPLLFPKQIGVITGLVGACGGIGGFFLPIILGTLKDTFGFFGAGFVTLGGVVAIAFLVALRLRGRIKRLLTSAVEA
- the nirD gene encoding nitrite reductase small subunit NirD, which translates into the protein MRRIEVYLHDIPVQLGRVIRVGQREIALFRLSNGEIRALENRCPHKGGSLAEGIISGEYVFCPLHDRKINLSDGKVQEPDTGCVRAYQVEIDKDKVFIYT
- a CDS encoding anthranilate phosphoribosyltransferase, which codes for MQEYIREVGRGKKGAKDLTFEQAKDAAARILDGQATDAQIGAFLLSERIKMESIDELQAFIEECRKRSTVVRHGRIGVLDCSGPYDGRAKSFAATIPVSLILAAREVPVVLHASATLPPKNGVSLLEILRELKVETEADEGSVRNQLEKVGIAFLHTETFCPPLRKLRSIREELGVRTLFNTVEKSLNLTDAAFAITGVFHTPALNKTAQLLQRAGIRKGMVVQGIDGSEDLPVNRASTICIFEGDSVEKQIINPKDYDLFYAHEPVRFTCQEQASLTLEILSGAQHPFRNMVLLNSGLRLWFVGKAKTIEEGIELAKTTLDSGEAMHKLEDWKQISSVS